The following proteins come from a genomic window of Kocuria palustris:
- a CDS encoding LCP family protein → MTGPQLPRDPRRRRLDASGASRRDPVSDDRRSPSSAPDQPPAPEAADPRRSDGSMDSARPAGRHWAEDAWAADAPEDSHPADQRPAENRPARDSAPQTEDLERDDPQDRDIAAEVSSDAQLSNRDGTASWARALRDPSFVSSGRRTWRAWLLILGTLVLPGSAQVAAGSRRLGRIALTISVVCWAVLIVTLLSALLWRNPLVFLLTNGISGRVIAFALVIAAIWWGLLFLDTLRLIRPGLLETRPRALACAGLAVLLFATSGGLLYSAHLLNVTRGTVGEIFAGGMPFRPVDGRYNILLMGADAGGDRVGLRPDSMTVLSIDADSGQTATISLPRNLQNVPFPEDSPMHEIYPEGYNCGDECLLNAVYTDVMQNHQDIYGDDVEDPGVEAMKDAATGVLGIEVQGYAMIDMHGFEQLIDALGGITIDVGGQVAMGGGTNSRTGEPNEVLGYIEPGVQKLDGYHALWYARSRQGASDYDRQARQRCVQAAMLDQLNPANVVTQFEELAAAGTQVVETDIPQSSLGSFVDLAVKAKEHEFVTYAAGPPYYDELFPTYPDYDQLHADVQEMLESAQGEDPQASGAVGGAGPLGSASLVTVPAQTTDDGQGSSGDTPELSPNGTCSVP, encoded by the coding sequence GTGACCGGACCTCAGCTTCCCCGCGATCCCCGTCGGCGACGCCTCGACGCCTCGGGCGCCTCCCGCCGGGATCCCGTCTCCGACGACAGACGCAGCCCCAGCAGCGCTCCCGACCAGCCCCCTGCCCCTGAGGCCGCCGACCCGCGGCGCTCGGACGGGTCCATGGACTCCGCCCGCCCCGCCGGCCGTCACTGGGCCGAGGACGCATGGGCCGCCGACGCCCCCGAGGACAGCCATCCCGCCGATCAGCGCCCGGCGGAGAACCGCCCGGCTCGCGATAGCGCGCCCCAGACCGAGGACCTCGAGCGCGATGACCCCCAGGACCGGGACATCGCCGCCGAGGTCTCCTCGGACGCGCAGCTGAGCAACCGCGACGGCACGGCCTCGTGGGCGCGCGCTCTGCGGGATCCGTCGTTCGTCTCCTCCGGTCGGCGCACGTGGCGGGCCTGGCTGCTGATCCTGGGCACCCTCGTGCTCCCGGGCTCGGCGCAGGTCGCCGCCGGCAGCCGCCGACTGGGCCGCATCGCCCTGACGATCAGCGTCGTGTGCTGGGCGGTGCTGATCGTCACGCTGCTCTCGGCGCTGCTGTGGCGCAATCCCCTGGTGTTCCTGCTGACCAACGGCATCTCCGGCCGTGTCATCGCCTTCGCCCTGGTGATCGCCGCAATCTGGTGGGGCCTGCTCTTCCTGGACACGCTGCGCCTGATCCGCCCCGGCCTGCTCGAAACCCGCCCCAGGGCCCTGGCCTGCGCCGGTCTGGCCGTGCTGCTGTTCGCGACCTCCGGCGGGCTGCTCTACTCGGCGCATCTGCTCAATGTCACTCGCGGGACCGTCGGCGAGATCTTCGCCGGCGGCATGCCGTTCCGCCCTGTCGACGGGCGCTACAACATCCTGCTCATGGGCGCCGACGCCGGCGGGGACCGGGTGGGCCTGCGCCCCGACTCCATGACGGTGCTGAGCATCGACGCCGATTCCGGCCAGACCGCCACGATCTCGCTGCCGCGCAATCTGCAGAACGTGCCCTTCCCGGAGGACTCGCCCATGCACGAGATCTACCCGGAGGGCTACAACTGCGGCGACGAGTGCCTGCTCAACGCCGTCTACACGGACGTCATGCAGAACCACCAGGACATCTACGGCGATGACGTCGAGGATCCTGGTGTGGAGGCCATGAAGGATGCGGCCACCGGCGTGCTGGGCATCGAGGTCCAGGGCTACGCCATGATCGACATGCACGGCTTCGAGCAGCTCATCGACGCCCTGGGCGGCATCACGATCGACGTCGGCGGCCAGGTCGCGATGGGCGGCGGCACGAACTCCCGCACGGGCGAGCCCAACGAGGTCCTGGGCTACATCGAGCCCGGGGTCCAGAAACTCGACGGCTATCACGCCCTCTGGTACGCCCGCTCCCGCCAGGGGGCCTCGGACTACGACCGCCAGGCCCGCCAGCGCTGCGTCCAGGCCGCCATGCTGGATCAGCTGAACCCCGCGAACGTCGTCACCCAGTTCGAGGAGCTGGCCGCCGCCGGCACTCAGGTGGTCGAGACGGACATACCGCAGTCGTCGCTGGGCTCGTTCGTGGACCTGGCGGTGAAGGCCAAGGAGCACGAGTTCGTGACCTATGCGGCCGGCCCGCCCTACTACGACGAGCTGTTCCCCACCTACCCGGACTACGACCAGCTCCACGCGGATGTGCAGGAGATGCTGGAGTCCGCACAGGGCGAGGATCCGCAGGCCTCCGGGGCGGTCGGCGGTGCGGGCCCCCTGGGCTCCGCGAGCCTCGTCACGGTGCCCGCCCAGACCACCGACGACGGCCAGGGCTCCTCCGGGGACACGCCCGAGCTCTCGCCCAACGGCACCTGCTCGGTGCCCTGA
- a CDS encoding peptidoglycan bridge formation glycyltransferase FemA/FemB family protein → MTNILQTQPWADFQRALGHTVLQESGQGWSWQATVEGGRTGRYLYAPYGPIADSVESFEAAMASLRQAAQDHGCWFVRVEPAFAVIQTGAESKDRAMRRRGFRPSPRHLQPGHTQLIDLTQDEDAILRDMKSTNRNLHRNIPKKGVTFTAHTEPETVSVLLRFLEQTAERKGFNRQHDDYLRTAAEVLMPQGAAVLYIARLEGEPIGASLVYDSDDTRTYAHASMDVQHRKLSAGIPLVVRMILDAKEKGLSTFDLFGTAPDDAGPEHEWHGFTRFKKAFGGSPVEYPGTWDLPVSKGGYATYTTARALREGFGAARTDGRAALSSLREEGPSSLKRAPAAAAQCASSIRERLRGRFGR, encoded by the coding sequence GTGACGAATATTCTGCAGACCCAGCCGTGGGCGGACTTCCAGCGCGCCCTGGGCCACACCGTGCTCCAAGAATCCGGACAGGGATGGTCCTGGCAGGCCACCGTCGAGGGCGGACGCACCGGGCGCTACCTCTACGCGCCCTACGGCCCGATCGCCGACTCCGTCGAGTCGTTCGAGGCCGCCATGGCCTCCCTGCGCCAGGCGGCGCAGGATCATGGCTGCTGGTTCGTGCGGGTCGAGCCGGCCTTCGCCGTCATCCAGACCGGTGCCGAGTCCAAGGACCGAGCCATGCGCCGGCGCGGCTTCCGCCCCTCCCCCAGACACCTGCAGCCGGGGCACACGCAGCTGATCGACCTCACGCAGGACGAGGACGCGATCCTCAGGGACATGAAGTCCACCAACCGCAACCTGCACCGCAACATCCCCAAGAAGGGCGTGACGTTCACCGCCCACACGGAGCCCGAGACGGTCTCCGTGCTGCTGCGGTTCCTGGAGCAGACCGCCGAGCGCAAGGGCTTCAACCGCCAGCACGACGACTACCTGCGCACTGCCGCCGAGGTCCTCATGCCGCAGGGAGCTGCGGTGCTCTACATCGCTCGCCTGGAGGGCGAGCCGATCGGGGCCTCCCTGGTCTACGACTCCGACGACACCCGCACCTACGCGCACGCCTCCATGGATGTGCAGCACCGGAAGCTCTCCGCGGGCATCCCCCTGGTCGTGCGGATGATCCTGGATGCGAAGGAGAAGGGGCTGAGCACGTTCGATCTGTTCGGAACCGCCCCCGACGACGCCGGCCCCGAGCACGAGTGGCACGGTTTCACCCGGTTCAAGAAGGCCTTCGGCGGCAGCCCCGTCGAGTACCCCGGAACCTGGGACCTGCCGGTCTCCAAGGGCGGCTACGCGACGTACACGACCGCCCGCGCCCTGCGCGAGGGCTTCGGCGCCGCCCGCACCGACGGCCGCGCCGCCCTGAGCTCGCTGCGCGAGGAGGGGCCCTCGTCCCTCAAGCGCGCACCCGCCGCGGCCGCCCAGTGCGCCTCATCGATCCGCGAGCGGCTGCGGGGGCGCTTCGGCCGCTGA
- the glpX gene encoding class II fructose-bisphosphatase encodes MADQTTTQSAPDRNLALELVRVTEAAAIAAGHWVGAGDKNSADGAAVDAMRSFLSTVDFNGTVVIGEGEKDEAPMLFNGEQVGEGTGPASDIAVDPIDGTRLTALGMNNALSVIAVADGGAMFDPSAVFYMEKLVVGPEAADFVDLRLPVKQNLHLVARAKGVPVNQLTVCVLDRPRHEGLVDEIRATGARTRMILDGDVAGAIAACRAGTGVDVMMGTGGTPEGIVTACAIKATGGVIQGRLAPIDDDERQRAIDAGHDLDRVLTTDDLVTTDNCFFAATGITDGDLLRGVRYRGDRISTQSIVMRSRSGTVRVVEAEHVAEKWSKYSR; translated from the coding sequence GTGGCAGATCAGACCACCACCCAGTCCGCCCCCGACCGCAACCTGGCGCTCGAGCTGGTCCGCGTGACCGAGGCGGCGGCGATCGCCGCAGGCCACTGGGTCGGCGCCGGTGACAAGAACAGCGCGGACGGCGCGGCTGTCGATGCCATGCGCTCGTTCCTGTCCACCGTCGACTTCAACGGCACCGTCGTGATCGGCGAGGGGGAGAAGGACGAGGCCCCCATGCTCTTCAACGGCGAGCAGGTCGGCGAGGGCACCGGCCCCGCCAGCGACATCGCCGTGGACCCGATCGACGGCACCCGTCTGACCGCCCTGGGCATGAACAACGCCCTGTCCGTGATCGCCGTCGCCGACGGCGGCGCCATGTTCGACCCCTCCGCGGTGTTCTACATGGAGAAGCTCGTGGTGGGCCCGGAGGCCGCCGACTTCGTGGATCTGCGCCTGCCGGTCAAGCAGAACCTTCACCTGGTCGCCCGCGCCAAGGGCGTGCCCGTCAACCAGCTGACCGTCTGCGTCCTGGATCGCCCGCGCCACGAGGGCCTGGTCGATGAGATCCGGGCCACCGGCGCCCGCACGCGCATGATCCTCGACGGCGACGTCGCAGGCGCGATCGCCGCCTGCCGCGCCGGCACCGGCGTGGACGTCATGATGGGCACCGGCGGGACCCCGGAGGGCATCGTGACCGCCTGCGCGATCAAGGCCACCGGCGGCGTCATCCAGGGCCGCCTGGCCCCCATCGACGACGACGAGCGCCAGCGCGCGATCGACGCCGGCCACGACCTGGACCGCGTCCTGACCACCGATGACCTGGTGACCACGGACAACTGCTTCTTCGCTGCCACCGGCATCACCGACGGCGACCTGCTGCGCGGCGTGCGCTACCGCGGCGACCGCATCTCCACCCAGTCCATCGTCATGCGCTCGCGCTCCGGCACGGTCCGAGTGGTCGAGGCCGAGCACGTGGCCGAGAAGTGGTCCAAGTACTCCCGCTGA